From the genome of Verrucomicrobiia bacterium, one region includes:
- a CDS encoding saccharopine dehydrogenase NADP-binding domain-containing protein: MAKNSAPKPKNLQRVKPLRPAKDAGRANHLTKRSSPGRKLNRSRRTDRSFGWWAQRVNGAASKPQLLILGASGHVAQAFLLRLAARRNDFGQLVLVDPNDRVTRNPYLDHGRLHYEFIQRAFQFPKDTPAYHELLRQKRINIVVDLTDLDTLPVLAATDEVGVTYVNTALNEVKRGIAEVLADRQFSRNTPRNAPHILSSGMNPGVVNLWVWHGFRNYGAPNEIIHFEYDTSVPVGGWQPIITWSRQEFLTEAVWDKTGQVINGALHLHPGNSLEHRESLESVMRPVMELPEYPQGLLVLHEENVKLGAKLGASSKYVYAVHPKTMAYLEEKKRAHGQVKIEDLLIGNNTSMPLAGEDTIGVCLDYPDQRVYYLHRLANRDVTGTNATCAQVAVGMDAALFALTFEPLPPRVHFASDLYDTVYSDVAFAALRVEHSIFAKTNHSLVRTRHEPRLRPGLLVADTLVAG, translated from the coding sequence ATGGCTAAAAACTCCGCACCCAAACCAAAGAATCTCCAGCGCGTCAAACCATTGCGTCCGGCCAAGGACGCCGGACGCGCCAATCATTTGACGAAACGCTCGTCACCCGGAAGGAAATTAAATCGCAGCCGGCGCACGGATCGTTCCTTTGGTTGGTGGGCGCAGCGTGTGAATGGAGCGGCATCCAAACCGCAACTGCTGATTCTGGGCGCTTCGGGCCATGTGGCGCAGGCGTTCTTGCTGCGGCTGGCGGCGCGGCGAAACGACTTCGGCCAGTTGGTGTTGGTGGACCCCAACGACCGGGTGACCCGCAATCCTTATCTGGATCACGGAAGGTTGCACTACGAATTCATCCAGCGCGCGTTTCAGTTTCCGAAGGACACGCCGGCTTACCACGAATTATTACGTCAAAAGCGGATCAACATCGTCGTGGACCTCACCGACCTGGATACGTTGCCGGTGCTGGCCGCAACGGACGAAGTGGGCGTGACCTACGTGAACACGGCGCTGAATGAGGTGAAGCGTGGGATCGCCGAGGTGTTGGCGGATCGGCAATTCAGCCGCAACACGCCGCGCAATGCGCCGCACATCCTCAGCTCGGGCATGAATCCGGGAGTCGTCAATCTTTGGGTCTGGCACGGATTTCGAAACTACGGCGCGCCCAACGAAATCATCCATTTCGAATACGACACTTCCGTGCCCGTTGGCGGCTGGCAACCGATCATCACGTGGTCGCGACAGGAGTTCCTGACCGAAGCGGTTTGGGACAAGACCGGTCAGGTGATCAACGGCGCGTTGCACCTGCACCCCGGCAATTCCCTGGAGCACCGCGAATCATTGGAATCCGTAATGCGACCCGTCATGGAATTACCGGAGTATCCGCAGGGCCTGTTGGTTTTGCACGAGGAAAACGTCAAACTCGGAGCCAAACTCGGCGCCTCTTCCAAATACGTTTATGCCGTCCACCCCAAAACGATGGCTTATCTGGAGGAAAAAAAACGCGCCCACGGCCAGGTGAAAATCGAGGATTTGTTAATCGGCAATAACACCTCCATGCCGTTGGCGGGCGAGGACACGATCGGAGTCTGTCTGGATTATCCGGATCAACGGGTTTACTACCTGCACCGCCTCGCGAACCGCGACGTCACCGGCACCAACGCCACCTGCGCGCAAGTCGCCGTGGGCATGGATGCCGCCCTCTTTGCCCTTACTTTCGAGCCATTGCCGCCGCGCGTCCATTTCGCCAGCGACCTGTACGATACGGTTTATTCCGATGTCGCTTTCGCGGCGTTGCGCGTGGAACACTCCATCTTTGCCAAGACCAACCATTCGCTGGTGCGCACCCGACACGAACCTCGATTGCGACCCGGTCTGCTGGTGGCCGACACATTGGTCGCCGGATAA
- the gcvP gene encoding aminomethyl-transferring glycine dehydrogenase, giving the protein MSLAEAAPAITLLNHPDQFVRRHIGPNATETAAMLQVVGFDSLDALMDAAVPKSIRLPQPLQLPESKTEFDALRELKSIASQNQLFRSFIGMGYYDCITPPVIQRNVFENPGWYTQYTPYQAEISQGRLEALLNFQTMVADLTALDIANASMLDEATAAAEAMTMSHRLKGNRNVFFISETCHPHTIEVVVSRAKALGIEAVVGNVDTFMGHDQVFGALVQYPDTFGAIHDYAPFIEKAHASGAMVTVATDLLALTLIKPPGEFGADIAVGSAQRFGVPLGYGGPHAAFFATRDEFKRQMPGRLVGVSKDARGKPALRLALGTREQHIRREKATSNICTAQALLANMASLYACYHGPEGLKRIAQRVHALTEVFAAGLEKLGCQLGQQPRFDTLRVDLGEKRAADIAKIAEAHHINLRLIDAHTLGVSLDETTNAADVAELWQIFNGDKRVNFMVDELGSTAPLSLISAGLQPGANENAASNAHASFANRQSTFLTHPVFNRYHSETEMLRYIKRLESRDLSLTASMIPLGSCTMKLNAAAEMFPVSWPEFAKLHPFAPLNQTRGYQKMFEQLETWLAEITGLAGVSLQPNAGSQGEYSGLLVIRAYHASRGEAHRDVCLIPTSAHGTNPASAVMAGMRVVAVACDAAGNIDVADLRAKAEAHKDTLACLMVTYPSTHGVFEATIREICNIVHAAGGQLYMDGANMNAQVGYTSPGFIGADVCHLNLHKTFAIPHGGGGPGVGPIAVAEHLVEFLPSHNVVNLGGENPIGAVSAAPWGSASILPVSWMYIAMLGARGLTEVTQYAILNANYISKRLAAYFPTLYTNNHLVAHECILDLRGFKATTAEDVAKRLMDYGFHAPTLSFPVAGTLMVEPTESESKYELDRFCDAMISIHAEMTAIENGSVDPKHNLLKGAPHTADQIASDAWNRPYSREAAAFPVPSLLDYKFWPSVARVDNVYGDRNPVCSCIGMENYA; this is encoded by the coding sequence ATGTCGCTTGCTGAAGCTGCGCCCGCAATTACCTTGCTAAACCATCCGGATCAATTTGTCCGCCGTCATATCGGCCCGAACGCCACGGAAACCGCCGCCATGCTCCAAGTGGTCGGTTTCGATTCCTTGGACGCGCTGATGGACGCGGCCGTGCCGAAGTCTATTCGCCTGCCCCAGCCGTTGCAGTTGCCCGAATCCAAAACCGAGTTCGACGCGTTGCGCGAACTGAAATCCATCGCGTCACAAAATCAGTTGTTCCGCTCGTTCATCGGCATGGGCTATTACGATTGCATCACGCCGCCGGTCATTCAGCGTAACGTCTTCGAAAACCCCGGTTGGTACACGCAATACACGCCTTACCAGGCCGAGATTTCTCAGGGACGACTCGAAGCACTGTTGAATTTCCAAACGATGGTTGCCGATTTAACCGCGCTCGACATTGCCAACGCTTCCATGCTCGATGAAGCCACGGCGGCGGCGGAAGCCATGACCATGTCGCACCGGCTCAAAGGTAATCGCAATGTCTTCTTCATCTCGGAAACGTGCCATCCACATACCATTGAAGTCGTCGTTTCCCGCGCCAAGGCGTTAGGCATCGAAGCCGTCGTCGGCAACGTGGACACTTTCATGGGTCACGATCAAGTGTTCGGCGCGCTCGTGCAATATCCCGACACGTTCGGCGCCATCCATGATTACGCGCCGTTCATCGAGAAAGCCCACGCGTCGGGCGCGATGGTCACGGTCGCGACGGATTTGCTCGCGCTCACGCTCATCAAGCCGCCGGGCGAATTTGGCGCGGACATCGCCGTCGGCAGCGCGCAACGCTTCGGCGTGCCGCTCGGTTACGGCGGCCCGCACGCCGCGTTCTTCGCCACGCGCGATGAATTCAAACGTCAGATGCCCGGTCGCCTCGTCGGCGTGTCCAAGGATGCGCGCGGCAAACCCGCGTTGCGCCTCGCGCTCGGCACCCGCGAGCAACACATCCGCCGCGAGAAAGCCACCAGCAACATCTGTACGGCGCAGGCACTCCTCGCCAACATGGCCTCGCTCTACGCCTGTTATCACGGGCCGGAGGGATTGAAGCGGATTGCGCAGCGCGTTCACGCGTTGACCGAAGTGTTCGCTGCTGGATTGGAAAAACTCGGTTGCCAGTTGGGACAACAACCGCGTTTCGACACGTTGCGCGTGGACCTGGGAGAAAAACGCGCGGCCGATATTGCGAAAATCGCGGAGGCGCATCACATCAATCTACGCTTGATTGACGCGCACACCCTTGGCGTCTCGCTCGACGAAACCACCAACGCTGCGGATGTCGCTGAGCTTTGGCAGATTTTCAATGGCGATAAGCGAGTGAACTTCATGGTGGACGAATTGGGCTCGACCGCTCCGTTGTCTCTCATTAGCGCCGGGCTTCAGCCCGGTGCTAACGAAAATGCCGCGTCAAACGCCCATGCGTCATTCGCCAATCGCCAATCTACATTTCTCACTCACCCCGTCTTTAACCGCTACCACTCCGAGACCGAGATGCTGCGCTACATCAAGCGGCTCGAATCGCGCGATCTCTCGCTCACCGCTTCCATGATTCCGCTCGGCTCTTGCACCATGAAGTTGAATGCGGCGGCGGAAATGTTTCCAGTCTCGTGGCCCGAGTTCGCCAAGCTGCATCCGTTTGCACCCCTCAACCAAACGCGCGGCTACCAGAAGATGTTTGAGCAACTCGAAACCTGGCTCGCGGAAATCACCGGACTGGCTGGCGTGTCACTGCAACCCAACGCCGGTTCGCAGGGTGAATACTCCGGGCTACTGGTCATTCGCGCCTATCACGCATCACGCGGTGAAGCGCATCGGGACGTTTGTTTGATTCCCACCTCTGCGCACGGCACGAATCCCGCCAGCGCCGTGATGGCCGGAATGCGGGTCGTTGCCGTCGCCTGCGATGCGGCGGGCAACATTGACGTGGCGGATCTCCGCGCCAAAGCGGAGGCGCATAAAGACACGCTGGCCTGTCTCATGGTCACGTATCCCAGCACGCATGGCGTGTTCGAGGCGACCATTCGTGAAATCTGCAATATTGTTCACGCGGCGGGCGGTCAACTTTACATGGATGGCGCGAACATGAATGCGCAAGTGGGTTATACGTCACCCGGCTTTATCGGCGCGGATGTTTGTCATTTGAATTTGCACAAAACTTTCGCCATCCCGCACGGCGGCGGCGGACCAGGCGTCGGTCCGATTGCGGTGGCTGAACACCTTGTCGAGTTTTTGCCGAGTCACAACGTGGTCAATTTGGGCGGCGAAAATCCCATCGGCGCCGTCAGCGCCGCGCCGTGGGGCAGCGCCAGCATTCTGCCGGTTTCCTGGATGTACATCGCCATGCTCGGCGCGCGTGGTTTAACCGAGGTTACGCAATACGCCATCCTCAACGCCAACTACATCTCCAAGCGATTGGCCGCCTATTTCCCCACGCTCTACACGAATAATCATCTGGTGGCGCACGAATGTATTCTTGATTTGCGCGGGTTCAAAGCCACCACCGCCGAGGACGTGGCGAAGCGGCTGATGGATTATGGTTTTCATGCGCCGACGCTGTCGTTTCCCGTCGCCGGCACGCTCATGGTCGAACCGACCGAGAGTGAATCAAAGTATGAGCTGGACCGTTTTTGCGACGCGATGATTTCGATTCATGCGGAAATGACCGCCATCGAAAATGGTTCTGTTGATCCGAAGCACAATTTGCTCAAAGGCGCTCCCCACACCGCCGACCAGATTGCCAGCGACGCGTGGAACCGTCCTTACAGCCGCGAAGCCGCGGCGTTTCCCGTTCCGTCGTTGTTGGACTACAAATTCTGGCCTTCTGTTGCCCGCGTGGACAACGTGTATGGTGACCGCAATCCGGTTTGTTCGTGCATCGGGATGGAAAATTACGCCTAG
- a CDS encoding PmoA family protein translates to MCRWLFLFLVASLCGGGWASAADAIAFESDAGQGSLRILIGGREALVYSYGTNWDLPHFYPVRSPSGASMTVEKPDPYPHHRSFWFADTVQLEGQRQVSFYNALYSGRGDKQDPQPPFRDHIRHVSLTLTDASPAEQKRELTAQLIWEMDDGRIPVLDETRRIIITALTNGEYFLDLEFTLVANYGAVTFQSDAVHYAWPFIRLNHEFNASAGGILVNSEGERGEADTNMKIARWVDFSRGSGATAEGLTMFSHPANESPHQWLTRDYGCFGPRRVASKSGKPFVLARGEKISTRVGVLVHRGDVQSGKVAARYQLYSNGKL, encoded by the coding sequence ATGTGCCGTTGGCTGTTTCTTTTCTTGGTGGCGTCGCTTTGCGGCGGCGGCTGGGCGTCCGCGGCGGATGCAATCGCGTTCGAGTCAGATGCGGGGCAGGGGAGTTTGCGCATCTTGATTGGCGGTCGGGAAGCCTTGGTTTACAGCTACGGGACGAATTGGGATTTGCCGCACTTCTATCCCGTGCGCAGCCCTTCCGGAGCTTCCATGACCGTCGAAAAACCAGACCCCTATCCGCACCACCGCTCCTTTTGGTTTGCGGATACGGTGCAGTTGGAGGGACAACGTCAGGTCTCATTCTATAACGCGCTTTATTCCGGTCGCGGCGACAAACAAGATCCGCAACCGCCGTTTCGCGATCACATCCGCCACGTCAGCCTGACCCTGACTGATGCTTCGCCGGCGGAGCAGAAACGCGAGTTGACCGCGCAACTCATCTGGGAAATGGACGATGGCAGAATTCCGGTGTTGGACGAGACGCGGCGAATCATCATTACGGCGCTCACCAATGGCGAGTATTTTCTCGACCTGGAATTTACGCTCGTGGCGAATTACGGTGCGGTCACGTTTCAAAGTGACGCGGTCCATTACGCCTGGCCGTTCATCCGGCTCAACCACGAGTTCAATGCGTCTGCCGGCGGCATCTTGGTGAATTCCGAGGGCGAACGCGGGGAAGCGGATACCAACATGAAAATCGCGCGGTGGGTGGATTTTTCGCGCGGCTCAGGCGCGACGGCGGAAGGTCTCACCATGTTCAGTCATCCCGCCAATGAATCACCGCACCAATGGTTGACGCGTGATTATGGCTGTTTCGGACCGCGCCGCGTCGCGTCCAAGAGCGGCAAACCGTTCGTTTTGGCTCGCGGCGAAAAAATCTCCACACGCGTCGGCGTGCTGGTGCATCGGGGCGACGTGCAGTCGGGGAAGGTGGCCGCACGTTATCAACTTTACTCAAACGGAAAGTTGTAA
- a CDS encoding response regulator, whose amino-acid sequence MKSKILVIDADQSVRVSLEKLLEAQGYEVFSTPDAHEATELFRTQSIDLVVLDINLGTGNTWEHFDNIALTQPFTPTIAITAEWGQHEEAVDRGAEGLIEKPIDVPEFLNMIHELLTETRVTGLRRVRGDETYCRFIGRHYEPYLRMLQQRYAAPYRSDSDPVLVTKGPVEEASDWPELVPADAATHN is encoded by the coding sequence ATGAAGTCAAAAATTCTCGTGATTGACGCCGACCAATCGGTGCGGGTCTCGCTGGAAAAATTGCTTGAAGCGCAAGGCTACGAAGTATTCTCCACGCCCGACGCCCATGAAGCGACGGAGCTTTTCCGCACGCAATCCATTGATCTGGTGGTGCTCGATATCAACCTCGGCACCGGCAACACCTGGGAGCATTTTGATAACATCGCCCTGACCCAGCCGTTCACGCCGACCATCGCCATTACGGCAGAATGGGGGCAACACGAAGAAGCCGTGGACCGGGGCGCGGAAGGATTGATCGAGAAGCCGATTGACGTGCCCGAGTTTCTGAACATGATCCACGAGCTGCTGACCGAAACGCGCGTGACCGGACTGCGCCGCGTGCGCGGCGATGAAACCTACTGTCGTTTCATAGGCCGCCACTACGAACCTTACCTGCGGATGTTGCAACAACGCTATGCCGCTCCGTACCGTTCGGATTCGGATCCCGTTCTGGTCACGAAGGGACCGGTCGAGGAAGCTTCGGACTGGCCGGAACTGGTTCCAGCGGACGCAGCCACACATAATTGA
- a CDS encoding ATP-binding protein, producing MLARIPFRLTELLLVATVIILALVWAERIAWRQIDALRSEITPAQITEVATDFAAAERFVADTNAALKRVQQFLLLSLLGLLVSGSVILILIYRRLIAPLRTGLSESHAIIERQEKLASLGVLAAGIAHEIRNPLTAIKVRVFSLKASSPSAASDREDLEVIEHEIDRLERIVRDFLQFARPTEPDLQPVAVGKLLRDVVALLAADLSQRGLQFKLDLDADGTVRADANKMRQVLINMIQNAAESTETGGTISLRTNLEKRVLDGKSGRVMILEISDTGRGIPPEVEKRMFDPFFTTKESGTGLGLGIAARIVEQHGGVIHYQTELNHGTTFSIILPLAPNDETQA from the coding sequence ATGCTTGCCAGAATTCCATTTCGCCTCACTGAATTATTACTCGTCGCCACGGTGATCATCCTCGCGCTGGTCTGGGCGGAACGCATCGCCTGGCGCCAGATTGACGCGTTGCGTTCCGAAATCACCCCCGCTCAGATTACTGAAGTCGCCACTGATTTCGCCGCCGCCGAACGGTTTGTCGCCGACACCAATGCCGCTTTGAAGCGGGTGCAACAATTTTTATTGCTCTCACTGTTGGGGTTGCTGGTGAGCGGAAGCGTCATTTTGATTTTGATTTATCGCCGCCTGATCGCACCGTTGCGCACCGGTCTGTCCGAAAGCCACGCGATTATTGAGCGCCAGGAAAAACTGGCGTCGTTGGGCGTGCTCGCCGCCGGCATTGCCCATGAAATCCGCAATCCGCTGACGGCCATCAAAGTGCGTGTTTTCAGTCTGAAAGCGTCGTCGCCGTCCGCTGCTTCCGATCGCGAGGATTTGGAGGTCATCGAGCATGAGATTGATCGGTTGGAACGCATTGTCCGGGACTTCCTGCAATTCGCCCGTCCCACCGAGCCTGACCTGCAGCCGGTTGCCGTCGGCAAACTTCTGCGGGATGTCGTCGCGTTGTTGGCCGCCGATCTAAGCCAGCGCGGGCTGCAATTCAAACTGGACCTGGATGCGGACGGAACGGTGCGGGCGGATGCCAACAAAATGAGGCAGGTGCTGATCAACATGATTCAAAACGCAGCGGAGAGCACCGAAACGGGCGGCACGATCAGCTTGCGCACAAATCTTGAGAAACGCGTTCTGGATGGAAAATCCGGCCGGGTCATGATTTTGGAGATCAGCGACACTGGACGGGGGATTCCACCTGAGGTTGAAAAGCGGATGTTTGATCCGTTTTTTACGACCAAAGAAAGCGGCACCGGTTTGGGGTTGGGTATCGCCGCGCGGATTGTGGAGCAGCACGGCGGGGTCATTCATTATCAAACGGAATTGAATCACGGCACCACTTTTAGCATCATACTTCCGCTCGCGCCAAACGATGAAACCCAAGCCTAA